From Serratia fonticola:
CCAGACGGGCGCGCACGAACATACCTGGCAGCAAGGCATCGTTAGGGTTAGGGAAAATGGCACGAATAGTGATGGAACCGGTGGTTTCATCCACGGTCACGTCAGAGAATTCCAACGAACCTTCTTGTGCATATTCCTGGCCGTTTTCCAACAGCAGCTTCACTTTGGCCTTGCCGTTTTCCTGTTTCAGGGTGCCGTTAGCCAATTCCTGTTTCAGGCGCAGATAGTCGTTGCTTGACTGGGTCACATCGACATACATCGGATCCAGTTGTTGCACGGTAGACAGCGCATTGGCCTGACCGGAAGTCACCAGCGCCCCTTCGGTTACCGATGAAAGGCCGATACGACCAGAGATTGGTGAAGTCACTTTGGTGTAAGCCAGGTTGATACGGGCGGTTTCCACGGCGGCCTTGGCAGCGACCACGGAAGCGTTAGCCTGCATCAGGGTAGAGTTGGCATTATCGAAGTCTTGCTTACTGATGTAGCTAGTACCCAGTAAAGGCTTGTAACGGTTGACCGTCAGACGCGCGATTTCTGCTGCGGCCTGGGCTTTGGCCAGGTCGCCTTTGGCACTGTCATAAGCGGCTTGATAGGTCGCTGGATCGATTTGATACAGTGAAACACCCGCCTTGATATCGCTGCCTTCAGTAAAGTTGCGTTTCAGGATGATGCCACTAACCTGAGGGCGAACTTCGGCGATGCGGTATGCTGCGGTACGACCAGGAAGATCGGTAGTAATATTGAGAGGTTCAGCTTTCAGCGTCACCACACCTACGGCAGGAGCCTGGTGTTGGGCCTGTTGCTGGGTTTCTTTATCATTACATCCTGTAAGCACTAAGCTGCCTGAAAGCATCAGAACTGCCGCCAGAGGCGTTAACCCTCTGTTTTTGTTCATAGAAAAACCTCAAGTGTCCGATTTCAAATTGATCAATGGATCACAAGCTTTAAAACCCATTGCTGCGTTAATTTTATCTGCGTGCTATGGTACATACATTCGCGAATGTATGTAAATCACACCGCCCCTAAAAAACAACATCATGGCACGAAAAACCAAACAGCAGGCGCAAGAAACACGACAACAGATCCTCGACGCCGCAGTGAGGGAATTCTCCGAGCGTGGCGTTTCGGCAACCTCTTTGACTGATATCGCCACCGCTGCCGGGGTTACGCGTGGTGCAATTTACTGGCACTTCAAGAACAAGGTAGACCTGTTTAATGAAGTTTGGGAGCTCTCAGAATCGAAAATAGGCGATCTGGAGTTAGAGTATCAGGCAAAGTATCCCGATAATCCACTGCGTATTTTAAGAGAAATTCTGATTTATATTCTGACCGCTACGGTAGATGACTGTCGGCGCCGGGCATTGATGGAGATCGTGTTCCATAAGTGCGAATTTATCGGTGAAATGATGCCCTTACATGACGCTCGCAAGGTGCTTTACCTTGAAGGTTATGATCGTATCGAACGCGTTTTACGCAATAGCATGGATCAGGGGCAACTCCCTGCCGATCTGCATACCCGCCGGGCCGCAATCATCCTGCGTGCTTACATCACCGGCCTGATGGAGAACTGGCTGTTTATGCCGGAAAGCTTTGATCTCAAAGCCGAGGCGAGTATCTTGGTCGACAGCTTCCTCGAAATGGCGCAGCTTAGCCCTTCTTTACGTGTGAACGCGCCAGTCCTGTAGACCTCGATAAGGAGAATCCCAATGTCATCTCTGTTACTGATTGCCAACGGTGCGGCTTATGGCCAGGAATCGTTATTCAATGCGCTACGTCTGGCGATCACCCTGAAAGAACAGCAGCCCGAGCTGCAGTTGAAACTGTTTTTGATGTCCGATGCGGTTGTGGCGGGCATTGCCGGGCAGCAGCCGCGTGAAGGCTATCATTTGCAGCAGATGCTGGAGATTCTGACGGCGCAGCAGGTGCCGGTCAAACTGTGTAAAACCTGTGCCGATGCCCGTGGCGTCAGCCAACTGAAGCTGGCCGATGGCGTAGAAATTGGCACGCTGGTGGAATTGGCCCAGTGGACGTTGGCGGCAGAGAAAGTGCTGACTTTCTGATCCCCTGTGGTTCATTAACTGCAATGCTTTTCTTATTCATTGCCAACCTGCGATCGTGATAACCTTGACGCTTCATTGTTAAACCGACGTTAAATCATGAGTCGCAGGCGTATTCTCCCCGTAGTCCAAACTGTTTCCTTGTCTTACGCTGCGGGCCAATTCCGCAATATCACACTATGGTTTTTGTTGTTGGCGGCGCTGGTTCTGCCTTTGGGCGCGTTCGCGGCACAGAGCGGCGATCTCCCTGCGCGCAGCGACATTCAGAGCCAGATTGAGGCGCTGAACAAGCAAAAAAACCTGACGCCGGTTGAAAAACTATCCCTGCAGGATTTAACCCGCACGATGGAGTTGCTGGACGGCCTCGAACGCACCAAGCAAGAACTCAATCAACTTAAACAGCAGGTTCAGCAGGCACCGGCCAAATTACAGCAGGTCACGCGCGATCTGGAATCGCTGAAGAATCCGGCTGATGAAGCGGTAACGCGAGCCGAACTGCTGCCGCTGTCCCTGCGCCAGTTGGAAAGCCGCCTGTACCAAACGTTGGACGAACTGCAGGACACGCAAGAAAGCCTCTCGACCTACAACAGCCAACTCATCTCATTACAGACCCAGCCCGAACGTGTGCAAAGTAGTATGTACACCGCCTCCCAGCGCCTGCAGGAAATCCGTAACCTCCTTAGCGATCGCGCGCCGGGGCAAGAGGTGTTACGCAACACTCAACAGGTCATGCTTAATACGGAGCAGGTGTTGCTGAATGACGAGATAGACCTGCAACGAAGAAGGTTGGAGGCTAATACCACGCTACAGGATCTGCTCCAGAAGCAGCGCGATTACACCACTATGAACATCGACGCCCTGGATCGTCGGGTGCAGGTATTACAGGATGTGGTAAACAGCAAACGGCTGACGCTGTCGGAAAAAACGGCGAAAGAGGCGCAGAATCCTGAGGATGCCAGCGATATCCAGAGCGACAAGCTGGTGAGCAAAGAGCTGAACATCAACCGTCAAATCAGCCAGCGGCTGATCACCGCCACGCAAGAGAGTAATACCCTGTTCCAGCAAAATATTCAGGTGAAAAACTGGCTCGATCGCGGCCTGCAATCGGAACAAAACCTGAAAGAGCAGATCCAGGTATTGAAGGGGAGTCTGGTGCTGTCGCGCATTCTTTATCAGCAGCAGCAAAACCTGCCGCCGGGTACACTGGTAGCGGATATGAGTACCCATATTGCGGACTTACGGTTGGAGCAGTTTGAGATCAACCAGCAGCGCGATGAGTTGTTTAAGGGCGATGACTTCATCAACAAACTGGTGGCGGACAGTAAGGAAAAGGCCAACGGTGACGTGCTTGACGCCTTGAATGAAATTGTCGATATGCGCCGTGAGCTGCTCGATCAACTGAATAAGCAGCTCAATAACCAACTGTCGTTGGCTATCAACCTGCAGATTAATCAACAGCAACTGACCAGCGTCTATAGTTCGGTACAGGACACGCTGACCCAGCAGATTTTCTGGGTTAACAGCAACAAACCTATCGATTTCGCTTGGCTCAAGGGGCTGCCTGGCGCGGTGAAAGAACAGCTGGCCGGGCTGGAATTTAAATTCGAACCCGGGCAGTTGCTGTTAGGCGGGCTGCATGCCCTGGTGTTCCTGATCCCATTGCTGGTAGTGATTGGCCTACTGCGCTGGCGCTACCGCCTGATTGACAGGCATCTGCAAAAGCTGGCCAATGACGTCGGCCAGCTAAAGCGCGATAGCCAACTGCATACGCCGAAAGCCATTCTGCTCACCTTATTAAAGGTGTTACCGGGTTCTTTACTGCTGCTCGGTGCCGGATTCTGGTTCTATCGGGCCGATTTCAGCATCAGCGACTTTATCTGGGCCTTGTCACAACAGCTGGCGCTGTTCTGGCTGGTGTTTGGCTTCACTTTCCGCATGCTGGCTCCGGGTGGTATTTCGCAGCGGCATTTTAATATCCCGGCCGATCGCTGTGCGCACTATCGCCGCCAGACCCTAAGGTTGGGGCTTGCCCTGTTACCGCTGATCTTCTGGTCAGTGCTGGGAGAAAAAGCACCGCTGAGATTGGTCGAAGATGTCATTGGTCAGGTGGTGGTGATCCTGACATTGGCGCTACTAGCGGTGCTGGTGTTCCCCATCTGCCGCGACCATTGGCGTGAAAAAGACTCCCATAAGGTGCGGTTGCTGATGGTCACCGCGCTGGCTGCCACACCGGTGATCCTGCTAGGGCTGATGTTTGCCGGTTACTTCTATACCACGTTACGTTTGGCTGGCCGTTGGATCGATAGCCTGTATCTGTACTTCCTGTGGAATATCGTTTATCTGGCAGCGATCCGTGGCCTGAGCGTCGCAGCTCGTCGGTTGGCCTATCGCCGTGCCCTGGCGCGCCGCCAAAACCAGGCCAAAGAGAAAGAGGGAGCCGAAGGCAACGAACCGGTAGAGGAACCCCCTCTGGCGCTGGATCAAATCAACCAGCAGTCGCTGCGTTTGACCACCATGGTGTTGTTTCTGATCTTCGCCAGTGCGTTTTATGCGATATGGTCGGATCTGGTAACGGTGATCTCTTACCTCGACAGCGTTACCCTATGGCATTACTCCAGCAGCGTGGCGGGCAGTGTGATACCGCAGGCGGTAACGCTGGGCAATATGATGGTGGCCGTCCTGGCGGTGATCGTCGCTTACGTCATGACGCGTAACCTACCGGGTTTGCTGGAAGTGCTGGTGTTATCCCGCCTGCAGCTGCGACAGGGGGCGTCTTACGCCATCACCACCATTCTGACCTATCTGATTACGGCGGTGGGGACCATCACTGCGTTAGGATCGCTGGGCGTCTCTTGGGACAAACTCCAGTGGCTGGTGGCGGCGCTGTCGGTAGGTTTGGGCTTCGGTTTACAGGAGATTTTTGCCAACTTTGTTTCCGGCCTGATCATTCTGTTTGAACGCCCGGTGCGGATCGGCGATACCATCACCATCGGCACGTACTCCGGGACGGTCAGCAAGATCCGTATTCGCGCCACCACCATTACGGACTTTGATCGCAAAGAAGTGATCATTCCTAACAAAGCGTTTGTCACCGAGCGGCTGATTAACTGGTCACTGTCAGACACCATTACCCGCGTGCTGATTAAAGTGGGGGTGGCCTATGGCTCCGATCTGGACAAGGTCAAGGCGGTGCTGTTGCAAGCGGCGCATGAAAACCCGCGCGTGATGACGGATCCTGAGCCGATGGTCTTTTTCCTCAACTTTGGCGCCAGCACGCTGGATCATGAGCTGCGGTTATACGTGCGTGAGCTGCGCGATCGTAGCTATACCGTGGATGAACTGAACCGGGCGATTGACCGCCTATGCCGTGAGAACGACATTAATATCGCCTTCAACCAGTTGGAAGTGTATCTGCATAATCAGCAGGGCAACGAAGTGCAGGAGGTCAAGCGGACGCAGGTTCCAGGCATCGGTGATCAACCCGCGGTGTAGGAACCTGACAAGAACGCTAGCGGGCCATGATCATTGGCCCGCGGGCAAATATGGTGAGGTGATGCCCGCACGCTGCATCTTTTCCTGATAGTCTTTTCTGACGATATCCAGCGCGGCCAGCGCCGTTGCCGGATCGATCTCGTTGCATTCCAGCAGGTAAATCAAGTCTACCGCCAGTTGTAATTCTGGGGAGGCATTCTCTAGCGACATAAGTCCAACGTTTGTGTTAGTAAAGGGTTCTTCCCGTGTTTTAAACGCGGGAGAGACGGGATTGTGCTTTGGCTGAGTATAGTGAACCTGGCGCGGGGAGGGGAATAATCATTAAAATAATGTGACAAATATTCAAAAACCGTTTTCTTTTCTCTCGATACTGCGCTCTATGCGCGCCAACGCTTGCCGACAACGCACTAATCTGCCCTCGAATGCGGCCAGTTCCTGTTGTAATTTCTTCTGCGCGGCGAAGGTGGTCTGTTGCCCTAACAGACTTTCACGGTCCTGGATCATGGCGATCAGGCGGCGTTCATAATCCTGATGTTCGGCGAGCTTATGGTACAAATCGACCACCGCCACTTCCTTTGGCTGATTTTTACGCCGTATTGTCTGGGTCGCCATTTCGCGCTGTAACGCGGTGAGCTGTGCCACCAGCTTTTCTGCCAGAAAGGCGACGTGAGCGGTACGGTTGTCTTTGACCGCCGTTTGTAGCTGGGCAAAGTTCTTTTGTATCTCGGCCAGATAATCTCGTAACCGCGTGCCGTGGTTGGAGAACAGGGCAACGTCAAACCGCGCCTGCGAG
This genomic window contains:
- the sdeX gene encoding multidrug efflux RND transporter periplasmic adaptor subunit SdeX; the protein is MNKNRGLTPLAAVLMLSGSLVLTGCNDKETQQQAQHQAPAVGVVTLKAEPLNITTDLPGRTAAYRIAEVRPQVSGIILKRNFTEGSDIKAGVSLYQIDPATYQAAYDSAKGDLAKAQAAAEIARLTVNRYKPLLGTSYISKQDFDNANSTLMQANASVVAAKAAVETARINLAYTKVTSPISGRIGLSSVTEGALVTSGQANALSTVQQLDPMYVDVTQSSNDYLRLKQELANGTLKQENGKAKVKLLLENGQEYAQEGSLEFSDVTVDETTGSITIRAIFPNPNDALLPGMFVRARLDEGVRSDALLVPQEGVTRNPRGEATAMVVGADDKVEVRTLTAAQAIGNKWLVTAGLKPGDRVIVTGLQKIRPGVQVKAQEADSKPQTASEPEKKS
- the acrR gene encoding multidrug efflux transporter transcriptional repressor AcrR, giving the protein MARKTKQQAQETRQQILDAAVREFSERGVSATSLTDIATAAGVTRGAIYWHFKNKVDLFNEVWELSESKIGDLELEYQAKYPDNPLRILREILIYILTATVDDCRRRALMEIVFHKCEFIGEMMPLHDARKVLYLEGYDRIERVLRNSMDQGQLPADLHTRRAAIILRAYITGLMENWLFMPESFDLKAEASILVDSFLEMAQLSPSLRVNAPVL
- a CDS encoding DsrE/DsrF/TusD sulfur relay family protein, which produces MSSLLLIANGAAYGQESLFNALRLAITLKEQQPELQLKLFLMSDAVVAGIAGQQPREGYHLQQMLEILTAQQVPVKLCKTCADARGVSQLKLADGVEIGTLVELAQWTLAAEKVLTF
- the mscK gene encoding mechanosensitive channel MscK, which translates into the protein MSRRRILPVVQTVSLSYAAGQFRNITLWFLLLAALVLPLGAFAAQSGDLPARSDIQSQIEALNKQKNLTPVEKLSLQDLTRTMELLDGLERTKQELNQLKQQVQQAPAKLQQVTRDLESLKNPADEAVTRAELLPLSLRQLESRLYQTLDELQDTQESLSTYNSQLISLQTQPERVQSSMYTASQRLQEIRNLLSDRAPGQEVLRNTQQVMLNTEQVLLNDEIDLQRRRLEANTTLQDLLQKQRDYTTMNIDALDRRVQVLQDVVNSKRLTLSEKTAKEAQNPEDASDIQSDKLVSKELNINRQISQRLITATQESNTLFQQNIQVKNWLDRGLQSEQNLKEQIQVLKGSLVLSRILYQQQQNLPPGTLVADMSTHIADLRLEQFEINQQRDELFKGDDFINKLVADSKEKANGDVLDALNEIVDMRRELLDQLNKQLNNQLSLAINLQINQQQLTSVYSSVQDTLTQQIFWVNSNKPIDFAWLKGLPGAVKEQLAGLEFKFEPGQLLLGGLHALVFLIPLLVVIGLLRWRYRLIDRHLQKLANDVGQLKRDSQLHTPKAILLTLLKVLPGSLLLLGAGFWFYRADFSISDFIWALSQQLALFWLVFGFTFRMLAPGGISQRHFNIPADRCAHYRRQTLRLGLALLPLIFWSVLGEKAPLRLVEDVIGQVVVILTLALLAVLVFPICRDHWREKDSHKVRLLMVTALAATPVILLGLMFAGYFYTTLRLAGRWIDSLYLYFLWNIVYLAAIRGLSVAARRLAYRRALARRQNQAKEKEGAEGNEPVEEPPLALDQINQQSLRLTTMVLFLIFASAFYAIWSDLVTVISYLDSVTLWHYSSSVAGSVIPQAVTLGNMMVAVLAVIVAYVMTRNLPGLLEVLVLSRLQLRQGASYAITTILTYLITAVGTITALGSLGVSWDKLQWLVAALSVGLGFGLQEIFANFVSGLIILFERPVRIGDTITIGTYSGTVSKIRIRATTITDFDRKEVIIPNKAFVTERLINWSLSDTITRVLIKVGVAYGSDLDKVKAVLLQAAHENPRVMTDPEPMVFFLNFGASTLDHELRLYVRELRDRSYTVDELNRAIDRLCRENDINIAFNQLEVYLHNQQGNEVQEVKRTQVPGIGDQPAV
- the rsmS gene encoding pleiotropic regulatory protein RsmS, which encodes MSLENASPELQLAVDLIYLLECNEIDPATALAALDIVRKDYQEKMQRAGITSPYLPAGQ
- the priC gene encoding primosomal replication protein PriC, whose protein sequence is MTTHRLLQALEQQIAALASEIQPRGDTPISQARFDVALFSNHGTRLRDYLAEIQKNFAQLQTAVKDNRTAHVAFLAEKLVAQLTALQREMATQTIRRKNQPKEVAVVDLYHKLAEHQDYERRLIAMIQDRESLLGQQTTFAAQKKLQQELAAFEGRLVRCRQALARIERSIERKENGF